Below is a window of Defluviimonas sp. SAOS-178_SWC DNA.
GGTGCCGGTGGTGAAGACGATCTCCTCCGGGTCCGGCACGGACAGGAACCGCGCGACGATGCCGCGCACCGCCTCGTACCTGTCGGTCGCGACATTGGAGAGATAGTGCAACCCGCGGTGCACGTTCGCATATTCGTTCTCGTACATATGCGTCATCGCGTCGATCACCACGCGCGGCTTCTGTGCCGACGCGCCGTTGTCGAGATAGACCAGCGGCTTGCCGTTCACCTCGCGCGCCAGAATCGGGAAATCAGCGCGGATCTTTTCGACGTCGTACATGCTTTGCCTTTCTAGACCTGCGTGACGATCCCCAGCGCCCCGAAGAGCATCGCGAGGGTCGTGACGATGACGACGAAGCCCGCCACCATGCCGAGGAACACCTTGAACAGGTTCTGAAACCCGTGGAGCGCCGCGGTGAACTGCACCATCAGCCATAGGAAGCCCGCCAGAACCCCGATCGCCAGAAGCGCCCCGAGCGGCGGCAGCACCAGCATCGCCACCATCTGAACCGCCTGGGCGACGGTCAGCAGGAATTCGAGCCAGACCACCAGCAACAGCGCGTCCGCGAAACGGCCGCCTCCGCCGAACAATCCGCCGATCCAGGCCATCGCGGCCGCGATCAACACCAGCGAGGCGATCTGGGCCGGAACGCCAAGCCAGGGATTGCCGAGGATCGCGAAGACCCCGCTCTCCGCCCCGATCGGCATCAGAAAAAGCGCGAGCCGGGTCTCGAAGACCGCGAACACCGCGACGAAGAGAAGCGCGAGCCAGCGCGCCTCCATCGGCGGGTCGAGCGCGACCAGACGCCCAGCCGCCTTGCGCGGGCTGCGCAATGTCTCGCGGGCCAGATCGACAAGAAGGTCGCGCCAGCCGCTCATGCCGCCCCCCCGAATTCGGCGGCGCGCAGGCCGGTGAACCAGAACCACAGGAAGACGGCGAATGTTGCGACACTGACGATGGACAATTGTGGCCCCGGCCCCATGAAACCCGCGACGAGGCCTCTCAACAGCACCATTGGCGTTGTCGCGAGGAGCGCCCAGAAAAGGACGATGCGGGCCGAGAAGAAACTGCCCCGGCCGCCCAGAAATCCTGCGGCGAGCCTGCTCAACGCCGCAATCATGTAAAATACCGGCAGGAGCGCAAGGACACCCAGAAAGGCCGCAATCATCCGCTGGGCCATCGGCACCGGCCCGTCTGGGCCGGCCAGAACGTCGGCGCGCGACAGTGCGGGCCAAAGCGCGATATAGGCGACGATCAGCGCCGCCAAAAGGTAAGCCAGCGCGCGCACCTCGTGCCGCTCGCCCGCCAGAAGCCGGCGCATCACCGCGCCCGGCCCCCGATAGGTTGCGACGATATCGTCGGTTATCGCCATTCAGCCCTTCCTGCG
It encodes the following:
- a CDS encoding YIP1 family protein codes for the protein MSGWRDLLVDLARETLRSPRKAAGRLVALDPPMEARWLALLFVAVFAVFETRLALFLMPIGAESGVFAILGNPWLGVPAQIASLVLIAAAMAWIGGLFGGGGRFADALLLVVWLEFLLTVAQAVQMVAMLVLPPLGALLAIGVLAGFLWLMVQFTAALHGFQNLFKVFLGMVAGFVVIVTTLAMLFGALGIVTQV
- a CDS encoding YIP1 family protein, with protein sequence MAITDDIVATYRGPGAVMRRLLAGERHEVRALAYLLAALIVAYIALWPALSRADVLAGPDGPVPMAQRMIAAFLGVLALLPVFYMIAALSRLAAGFLGGRGSFFSARIVLFWALLATTPMVLLRGLVAGFMGPGPQLSIVSVATFAVFLWFWFTGLRAAEFGGAA